GGGTTATCACCACCGCCAGGGGCTCCACGAGGTTGGTCGCGTCCAGCTTCCCACCCATCCCGGTCTCGTAGACTGCGATGTCCACGCCGCTTTTCTTGAAGCAGATGAAGGAGGCAAGCGTCAGCGTCTCGAAGTAGGTGAGCATCCTCTCGTCCGGCAGGGACCTCTTTATGCCGCCAAGGATCCCGGCCAGCTCGTCGGTGCCTATGAGCTCCCTGTCGATCTGCAGCCTCTCCCTCACGTCCATGAGGTGCGGGGAGGTGTAGAGGCCGACGCGATAGCCGCTCCTCTTGAGTATCGATGCGAGGAAGGCGGCGGTCGAGCCCTTGCCGTTGGTGCCCCCTATGTGCACGGTCTTGAGGCCGTGCTGCGGATCGCCCATGATGTGGCAGGCCTCGGTGAAGGAGCCCAGCTCAAGCCTCATCGACGTGGGCTGCAGCGAATCGAGGTATTCCAGCGCCTGATCGTAATCCAAGATATCCCCCTGTTTGTGATCCATATCCATGCGCCGCGAGCCGGAATTTGAGGCCCCTTTTTACAGCATCATCGGAAAAAGGGTCCTCAAATTGTGGCGGGAGGCGCATCCCGAATTACAAAACCTTGACGGCGAGCGCGGTCACGTCGTCGCGCAGCGGATCCGGGTCTGCGAACGACTGGGCGCTCTCGACGATCACGTCGACGATCTGCCGGGCGCTGCCCACGACCGCGTCCCTCATGCACTCCTTGAGGCGCTCGCGGCCGAACCTCTCGCCGCCGGCCCTGCCGGCCTCGATTATACCGTCCGTGTACAGCAGGACCACGTCGCCGGAGGAGACCACCATCTGCTTCTCGTGGAACACCCCCCTGGGCTCGAGCCCCAGTATCGGGTCGTCTGTGCCCGCATCCTCGAACTTTTTATCGGCTGTTCTCCATACGATGGGATGCGGGTGGCCCGCTGTCGTGTACTGGATGATCCGCCTGGAGACGACGTACTGCATGTACGCCATGGTGATGAACTGCTCCGACTGGAAGAGGTCCTCGTACAGTATGGAGTTGATCCTCTGCACGAGCATCGACGGGGAGTAGTCGCCGTCCCTCTGGGCGCGTATGGCGGAGCGGAACGCGGCCATGATGAGCGCCGCGCCGATGGAATGCCCAGACACGTCGGCCACCACGAACGAGGGGCGCCTGGCCTGCGTGAGGAAACAGTCGTAGTAGTCGCCGCCGACGCGCTCCGCGGTGATGAGCCTGCCCGCCACGTCGAGCCCCTCGATGGAGGGCTGCTCCGCGGGAAGGAGCCTGTACTGTATCTGGCGCGCGATCTCGATCTGCTGGCGTAGCCTCTCGTTCTCCGCGCGCTCCTCCGTGAGCTTGAGGATGTGCATGTAGGCTGCGGCCTGGTTGGTGATGGTGGTCAGCAGCCGCTGGTCCTCCTCTGTGAAGGGCCTGCCGTCAGTGCGGTCGGTCACGTTGATCACGCCCAGCGACTCCTCGCCGACCTTCATCGGGAAGCAGGTCACCGGCGCCGAGATGAGCGACCTGGTGCGGTAGCGTTCCCTGCCGGGCCCCATCTCCGAGGCCTGTATCTCGTTGATCATGAGCGGCTCGTGGCTGGCGAAGACTCGGCCCGATATCCCCTCCCCCACCTTGACCACCGCGTCCTTCATTATGGAGCTGTCCATGCCGCGCGCCGCCGCGATGGTGAGAACCCCCCTGGACTCGTCGAAGATCATTATCGAGGCCTTCTCCACGCCCAGCGAACGGACCACCTCGTCCAGTATCAGGTCGTAGACCTGCTCCGGCTCTGCGGAACGCGCTATCGCCTGGCTCAGCGCGAAGACCGCGTCCATGGGGTTCTTCACCTGTTTCATAGCGAAAGCCTCATGCGGAGCGCGTGCCTCCCGTTGCTCACCCTGCTCGCAACACTCGTCATCATGCTCCTCATCAGGAACAGCCCCCTGCCGTGCTCCGACATCGCCTCGGGAAGGGAGCCGGAAAGGTGACCGATCCCCCGGCCGGTGTCAACCACCTCCAGGCCCGCCTCCCCGTCCGCCAGCGAGAGGGTGACCCTGATCGGCCTCGCGGCGTCGCCGCGGTGGGCGTGGAATATGGCGTTGTCGACCGCCTCCACGAGCGCCAGCTCGAGCGCTATCCTCTCGCGCTTTCCCAGGCGGCCGCTGCCGGCGACCCTGGCCGCGGCACCTATCCAGCTGCGCAGCGCGGAGAGATAGCGCGTGTCGCTCCTTATGGTGAAGGAGCAGATGAATGGGCTCTTTTCGGGCATCTCTACTTGTTGAACTGGCGCACCGCAGCGTTCCAGTCGGCGCAGACCTCGAACAGCCGGTGCAGCCTGGTCACCTCGAAGATGGTCTTGACCTCGTCGGAGAGCGACGCGACCTTCACGTCGCCGTCGCGCTGGCGGACCTTGCGCAGAAGCGATATGAGAACGCCCAGCCCCATCGAATCGATGAAGGTGAGGTTGGCGCAGTCGATGACGATCCTGTTGGAGCCGGCGCCCACGAGGTCGTAGGCCACCTTCTTGAATGCCGACACGGTGTCCGCGTCCAGGCTGCCGCCGCAGTGCATGACCTGGATGTTGCCCTGCTGTTTCACCTCGATGTTCATCTGTGCCTCCGTTCAAAGTTGGAAAACCGTAATCAGTGATAAGTGAATACTGATCCCCGATCCCCGATCCCTATTTCAGCCCGTACTGCTTGATCTTGCGGTACATCGTCGCCTGGCCGATCCTGAGCTTGCGTGCCGCCTCGCCCACGTTGCCCAGGCACCTCTTCAAGGCGGCCTCTATAGCATATTTCTCGACAAGTTCCAGAGGTATGATTCTGCCCCCGTCGAGGGGGGCCATCGACGGCTCGGTCCCCGCGGCAGCGGAGGGCCTCTGCCTTGTGCCCTGCTGGAGCGCCTTGGGGAGGTGCTGCGTCTTCACCCTGCTGTCGTTGTTGAGCACGACCACCCTCTCTATGACGTTCTCCAGCTCCCTCACGTTCCCGGGCCAGTCGTGGGAGACGAGCATGTCCATGGCCTGCGGCGCGAAATCCAGAAAGATCTTCTCGTTCTTCGACGAGAACCTGTCGAGGAAGTGCTTGGCCAGAAGCGGTATGTCCTCCTGTCTCTCCCTCAGCGGCGGCATGTGGATAGGCACGACGTTCAGCCGGTAGAAGAGGTCCTCGCGGAATCGGCCCTCGGCGACCTCCTTGGACAGGTCGCGGTTGGTCGCGGTCACTATGCGGACGTCGACCCTGATCGGGTCTGTGCCGCCCACCCTCACGAAGCTGCGCTCCTGCAGAAAGCGGAGGACCTTCACCTGGAGCAGCGGGTCCATCTCGCTGATCTCGTCCAGGAAGAGAGTGCCCCCGTCCGCCCGCTCGCAGCTGCCCATGTAGCGGCGGTCCGCGCCCGTGTAGGCGCCGCGCTCGTGGCCGAACAGCTCGTTCTCCAGGAGCTCCCGCGGTATCGCCCCGCAGTTTATGTCGAGGAAGGTCCGCGCCCGGCGCTCGCTGTGGTTGTGGATCGCCCGCGCGACCAGCTCCTTGCCGGTGCCGCTCTCGCCGGTGATGAGGACGGTGGCGTTGCTCTTGGCCACCATGCCGATCATCGAGTAGATCTCCTGCATCCGATGGCTGTGGCCCACCATGTCGTCGAGGCCCAGCCTCCATCCCACCTGGTTCTCGAGCAGATAGACGCGCTTGGTCAGGCTGTAGAGCCTTACGGCGTTGCCTACCGCGTGCCTCAGCTTCTCCTCGTCCACCGGCATGGTGAGGTAGTCGTAGGCGCCGGCCTTCATCGACGAGATCGCGTCGTCGAGCGAGCCCGACCTGGAGACGACGACGACGGGGAGGTTGTCGTCCCTGGAGCGCATCTTCTCTATGATCGCCGGGGCGCCGCTGGCGTCCTCGCCCTCGATCACGATCAGGCAGCAGTCGACGG
This genomic interval from Pseudomonadota bacterium contains the following:
- a CDS encoding SpoIIE family protein phosphatase, which produces MKQVKNPMDAVFALSQAIARSAEPEQVYDLILDEVVRSLGVEKASIMIFDESRGVLTIAAARGMDSSIMKDAVVKVGEGISGRVFASHEPLMINEIQASEMGPGRERYRTRSLISAPVTCFPMKVGEESLGVINVTDRTDGRPFTEEDQRLLTTITNQAAAYMHILKLTEERAENERLRQQIEIARQIQYRLLPAEQPSIEGLDVAGRLITAERVGGDYYDCFLTQARRPSFVVADVSGHSIGAALIMAAFRSAIRAQRDGDYSPSMLVQRINSILYEDLFQSEQFITMAYMQYVVSRRIIQYTTAGHPHPIVWRTADKKFEDAGTDDPILGLEPRGVFHEKQMVVSSGDVVLLYTDGIIEAGRAGGERFGRERLKECMRDAVVGSARQIVDVIVESAQSFADPDPLRDDVTALAVKVL
- a CDS encoding ATP-binding protein; translated protein: MPEKSPFICSFTIRSDTRYLSALRSWIGAAARVAGSGRLGKRERIALELALVEAVDNAIFHAHRGDAARPIRVTLSLADGEAGLEVVDTGRGIGHLSGSLPEAMSEHGRGLFLMRSMMTSVASRVSNGRHALRMRLSL
- a CDS encoding sigma-54-dependent Fis family transcriptional regulator is translated as MDKSSILVLYDGRQEPKAINGALRSAGLSCAFAQTRETGWDARLGSVDCCLIVIEGEDASGAPAIIEKMRSRDDNLPVVVVSRSGSLDDAISSMKAGAYDYLTMPVDEEKLRHAVGNAVRLYSLTKRVYLLENQVGWRLGLDDMVGHSHRMQEIYSMIGMVAKSNATVLITGESGTGKELVARAIHNHSERRARTFLDINCGAIPRELLENELFGHERGAYTGADRRYMGSCERADGGTLFLDEISEMDPLLQVKVLRFLQERSFVRVGGTDPIRVDVRIVTATNRDLSKEVAEGRFREDLFYRLNVVPIHMPPLRERQEDIPLLAKHFLDRFSSKNEKIFLDFAPQAMDMLVSHDWPGNVRELENVIERVVVLNNDSRVKTQHLPKALQQGTRQRPSAAAGTEPSMAPLDGGRIIPLELVEKYAIEAALKRCLGNVGEAARKLRIGQATMYRKIKQYGLK
- a CDS encoding STAS domain-containing protein, with the protein product MNIEVKQQGNIQVMHCGGSLDADTVSAFKKVAYDLVGAGSNRIVIDCANLTFIDSMGLGVLISLLRKVRQRDGDVKVASLSDEVKTIFEVTRLHRLFEVCADWNAAVRQFNK